One genomic segment of Ignavibacteriota bacterium includes these proteins:
- a CDS encoding DUF1232 domain-containing protein: protein MENSLNDLSEDFSTHDKYLHGKEFVEENLWEKVEKIGKKISFTKDIKALFKYFRDKNIPWYRKSIVIGALVYFIVPIDSIPDIAPLIGYLDDLGVITAVIKYLGSELVPFYDK from the coding sequence ATGGAGAATTCTTTAAATGATTTAAGCGAAGATTTTTCTACGCATGATAAATATTTGCATGGAAAGGAATTTGTCGAAGAAAACCTTTGGGAAAAAGTTGAAAAAATTGGAAAGAAAATTTCTTTCACGAAAGATATTAAAGCATTGTTTAAATATTTTAGAGATAAAAATATTCCGTGGTATAGAAAATCAATTGTTATTGGTGCGCTTGTATATTTTATAGTACCGATAGATAGCATTCCGGATATAGCTCCGTTAATTGGCTACTTGGATGATCTTGGAGTTATTACAGCCGTTATAAAATATCTTGGAAGTGAGTTGGTTCCATTTTATGATAAATAA
- a CDS encoding T9SS type A sorting domain-containing protein: MFCKFKIIKIIFSYLIMQFLLAYFTVSFAQRCYTDQYWANYYNSNPGSLQKRTEVEQLIDDKGYLLYKTGNPLIIPVVVHVVYNTSTENISDAQINSQIDALNRDYRKLNDDVESTPELFYNLADDCNIEFRLAQSDPFGNPTSGITRTQTNREYFLPPDDFMKFSAQGGHDIWDRDRYLNIWVCDLKDSWKILGYSSGIGWAASKDGVVIDYENFGTVGTAKQPYDLGRSAVHEVGHWLGLYHLWGKPLGGGCEDDDEVYDTPVQDTANWGCPSFPSPSCSNESDIFMNYMDYVNDACMFMFTTGQKQRMQATIFVSRGNLYPSLNLSENIFDEVPVNGGNYSFVIQNPNPFNNINWSISKNVDWITNISPLTGINGAVVTFTVSPNNSGLERPGRITIQTDDLYQSELSVFVYQESGQELVFLRLSQMQDQTSNEFGSVGLYRMGAWNTGTAPRYYQVEDGQALTMKFSYDFIPNTQSKFYIVRNYANILGYENLAYEYPFKKDYEGGFIPAYEAKIQNNAVELSGNIINSQIAFKDPWYPDLIIDIGKKNRGFGAIYHNKPSPFLIKINDNDYKGIFLNQRYDIPNNPYYSIKTTSPQDIYLSQTGKTHKFYFQNWSGTNVNYQNPNNLETAVVFTSSSATADAIMKGTQLSNNTNAFNNDSQRKVVRTNNGYMHRVYESMGKVWYERSTNNGSTWTLMNNGRPVGLGNAQHPSIDFYDNNQIIIAYNKDYTKIAVSYFIDGIFQHENIVASSIFDVSDISEPTVALSKNSRIIVVWNNNITPGGLKYRFGYLGTTYISWYNSTATISNTNTVSTHPTIATTKNYNQPISYWLAWEQNSQTIPLYKLTESSNTIQFSQYHYYSSSGYTYNREPSVSVMPDNNYRIAWIGERTGEKKAVTYFNNQYYKFGWYPTSASISATDDGRNIVAYSDNYGNTNKFAHIWWYTNYKNLNIPGNQVQLCNGSSMSNIFAESFQNSLSPYSFSTSNNLNSLSKETDRKIMSGREAIVFMDSIQFYYTLGDVLVDNNSIQPIEVEANPELKKVEKLNTYLKTESFKLKDQSEFSFSILYGVTDSILAKTSLNKNEFVSFSVELVQNENDKVIAEYGKVMFIKQNIIGNGSKVIKIIPKGIGNREVYLRLVVSTNTKSETSLANIHSDESILPKKNTSKYEEVTYNIGSLVTEYSLSQNYPNPFNPTTTINYQLPKDEHVTLKIYDTLGKEVITLINEFKTSGNYNITFDGSDLSSGVYFYKIEAGNFSDTKKLILMK, from the coding sequence ATGTTTTGTAAGTTCAAAATTATCAAAATTATTTTTTCTTATTTAATCATGCAATTTTTGTTAGCATATTTTACTGTTAGTTTTGCCCAAAGATGTTACACTGATCAATATTGGGCAAATTATTATAATTCGAATCCAGGCTCTTTACAAAAGAGAACCGAAGTTGAACAATTGATTGATGATAAGGGATACTTATTATATAAAACAGGAAACCCATTGATTATTCCGGTTGTTGTACATGTAGTTTATAATACTAGTACAGAGAACATATCAGATGCACAAATTAATTCACAAATAGATGCACTAAATCGGGATTATAGGAAATTAAATGATGATGTTGAAAGCACACCAGAACTTTTTTATAATCTTGCAGATGATTGTAATATTGAATTTCGACTAGCTCAGTCTGATCCATTTGGGAACCCTACTTCAGGGATTACTCGTACGCAAACAAACCGTGAATATTTTTTACCACCAGATGATTTTATGAAATTTTCAGCTCAGGGAGGTCATGATATATGGGATCGAGATAGATATTTAAATATATGGGTTTGTGATCTTAAAGATAGCTGGAAGATATTGGGTTATTCATCTGGGATTGGTTGGGCTGCTAGCAAAGATGGAGTCGTAATAGATTACGAAAATTTTGGTACAGTAGGTACAGCTAAACAACCGTATGATCTTGGAAGATCAGCCGTACATGAAGTTGGGCACTGGTTAGGTCTATATCACCTTTGGGGTAAGCCATTGGGGGGTGGTTGTGAGGATGACGATGAAGTCTATGATACTCCTGTACAAGATACGGCAAATTGGGGTTGCCCCTCATTTCCCAGTCCCTCATGTAGCAATGAAAGTGATATTTTTATGAACTATATGGATTATGTAAATGATGCATGTATGTTTATGTTTACTACTGGGCAAAAGCAAAGGATGCAAGCTACTATTTTTGTTAGCAGAGGTAATTTATATCCTTCTTTAAATTTATCAGAAAATATTTTTGATGAAGTTCCAGTAAATGGAGGTAATTATTCTTTTGTAATACAAAATCCCAATCCATTTAACAATATAAATTGGAGCATATCAAAAAATGTAGATTGGATTACGAATATCTCACCTTTGACAGGAATAAATGGAGCGGTCGTTACTTTTACTGTTTCTCCAAATAATTCAGGTTTAGAAAGACCAGGAAGAATAACTATACAAACAGATGATTTATATCAAAGTGAATTGAGCGTTTTTGTTTATCAAGAAAGTGGACAAGAACTGGTTTTTCTTAGATTATCTCAGATGCAAGATCAAACCTCTAATGAATTCGGTTCGGTAGGATTATATAGAATGGGCGCATGGAATACTGGCACAGCTCCTAGATACTACCAAGTAGAAGATGGACAAGCTTTAACAATGAAATTTTCCTATGATTTTATTCCAAATACACAAAGTAAATTTTATATAGTAAGGAACTATGCGAATATACTAGGCTATGAAAATCTGGCATATGAGTATCCTTTTAAGAAAGATTATGAAGGTGGATTTATTCCAGCTTATGAAGCAAAAATACAAAATAATGCTGTTGAATTATCGGGTAATATTATTAATTCTCAAATTGCATTTAAAGATCCTTGGTATCCAGATTTAATAATCGATATTGGTAAAAAAAATAGAGGCTTTGGAGCAATATATCATAACAAACCTTCACCATTTTTAATAAAAATTAATGATAATGATTATAAGGGTATTTTCTTGAATCAAAGATATGATATACCAAACAATCCTTACTATTCTATAAAAACAACCTCGCCACAAGATATCTATTTAAGCCAAACAGGCAAAACACATAAGTTTTATTTTCAAAACTGGAGTGGAACAAATGTAAATTATCAAAATCCAAATAACTTAGAAACTGCTGTTGTGTTTACTTCTTCAAGTGCAACTGCAGATGCTATTATGAAAGGAACTCAACTCTCCAACAACACCAATGCATTTAACAATGACAGTCAGCGAAAAGTAGTAAGAACAAATAATGGATACATGCATAGAGTATATGAAAGTATGGGAAAAGTTTGGTATGAAAGAAGTACTAATAATGGTAGCACCTGGACTTTAATGAATAACGGTAGACCCGTTGGTTTGGGAAATGCACAACATCCATCAATAGATTTTTACGATAATAATCAAATTATAATTGCCTATAACAAAGATTATACAAAAATTGCTGTTTCATATTTTATTGATGGAATCTTTCAACATGAAAATATTGTAGCAAGCAGTATTTTTGATGTTTCTGATATCTCAGAACCCACAGTTGCTCTTTCAAAAAACTCACGAATTATTGTAGTTTGGAATAATAATATTACACCGGGTGGATTAAAATATAGATTTGGATATTTAGGAACAACCTATATTAGTTGGTATAATTCAACAGCTACAATTTCAAATACAAATACCGTCTCTACACATCCAACAATAGCAACAACCAAAAATTATAATCAACCAATAAGTTACTGGTTAGCCTGGGAACAAAACAGTCAAACCATTCCTCTTTATAAACTAACCGAAAGTTCCAATACAATTCAGTTTTCACAATATCATTATTATTCTAGCAGTGGTTATACTTATAATAGAGAACCCTCTGTTTCTGTTATGCCAGACAATAATTATAGAATAGCATGGATTGGGGAAAGAACCGGTGAGAAAAAAGCAGTTACCTATTTTAATAACCAGTATTATAAATTTGGCTGGTATCCCACAAGTGCAAGTATTTCTGCAACAGATGATGGTAGAAACATAGTTGCCTACAGTGATAATTATGGAAATACTAACAAATTTGCTCATATCTGGTGGTATACAAATTATAAAAATCTAAACATTCCGGGAAATCAAGTACAATTATGTAATGGTTCATCAATGAGTAATATATTTGCCGAATCATTTCAAAATTCTCTGTCACCATATAGTTTTTCAACTTCAAATAATTTGAATAGTCTGTCAAAAGAAACTGATAGAAAAATAATGTCTGGCAGGGAAGCAATAGTTTTTATGGATTCAATTCAATTTTACTATACTTTAGGAGACGTTTTAGTAGATAATAATTCTATTCAACCAATTGAAGTAGAAGCAAATCCAGAATTAAAAAAGGTAGAGAAATTAAATACATATTTGAAAACTGAATCTTTTAAATTGAAAGATCAATCCGAGTTTTCATTTTCCATACTTTACGGAGTTACTGATTCAATTTTAGCAAAAACATCTTTAAATAAAAATGAATTTGTAAGTTTCAGTGTTGAATTGGTACAGAATGAAAATGATAAGGTAATTGCCGAATACGGTAAAGTAATGTTTATTAAACAAAACATAATTGGTAATGGTTCTAAGGTAATTAAAATTATTCCCAAAGGAATTGGAAACAGAGAAGTTTATCTTAGATTAGTTGTATCAACAAATACAAAAAGTGAAACTAGTCTTGCAAATATTCATTCAGATGAAAGTATTTTGCCAAAGAAGAACACTAGTAAATATGAAGAAGTTACATATAATATCGGTAGTTTGGTAACCGAGTATTCTTTATCCCAAAACTATCCCAATCCATTTAATCCAACTACAACAATAAATTATCAATTACCAAAAGATGAGCATGTAACTTTAAAAATTTACGATACGCTTGGTAAAGAAGTAATAACTTTAATAAATGAATTTAAAACAAGTGGAAATTACAATATTACATTTGATGGAAGTGACTTATCAAGTGGTGTTTATTTCTACAAAATAGAAGCCGGTAATTTTAGTGATACAAAAAAACTTATTTTAATGAAATAA
- a CDS encoding NUDIX hydrolase yields MNFTLKKSERIFNGVVFDIKVDQIEYHSGNIGIREVIVHNGGAVVVPVTKDGKIILVKQYRYPFDEWMFELPAGKLEKGEDPLVCATRELTEETGYSAESISPLGKIYTSPGFCNEILYIYLAENLKAGNHNREEGEHGMEVYELSLDEINGMISSGKIVDAKTISGVHFYQNLK; encoded by the coding sequence ATGAATTTTACTCTAAAAAAATCTGAAAGAATTTTTAACGGCGTTGTGTTTGATATTAAAGTTGACCAAATAGAATATCACTCCGGAAATATTGGAATTAGAGAAGTAATCGTCCATAATGGCGGAGCTGTTGTTGTTCCCGTTACAAAGGATGGGAAAATAATTTTAGTTAAACAATATAGATATCCTTTTGATGAATGGATGTTTGAACTTCCAGCGGGTAAATTAGAAAAAGGTGAAGATCCGCTTGTTTGTGCAACAAGAGAATTAACAGAAGAAACCGGTTATTCTGCCGAATCAATTTCACCGCTTGGGAAAATTTATACTTCTCCGGGATTCTGTAACGAAATTCTATATATATATTTGGCAGAAAATTTAAAAGCCGGAAACCACAATAGAGAAGAGGGTGAACACGGTATGGAAGTTTATGAACTTAGTTTAGATGAAATTAATGGAATGATTTCTTCGGGAAAAATTGTGGATGCAAAAACTATTAGCGGAGTTCACTTTTATCAGAATCTTAAATAG
- a CDS encoding glucosyl transferase, with protein MKKLQLFLILIISLLSLTFLTFSCDTTEPTNKNLQIMLEDASCTEAWLTLSTNNIPLPTNINLLVNEKNMNGIKINTTDTVIYVDSLQPNQTYKIYAMCENQLGISNSIQVTTMDTTDHDFDWQSYTFDVLTSSSTLYDIAIIDENNIWIVGEIYITNSPGTTDQHIYNAVHWDGTKWELKRVPSIICGNDYPVYSTIFAIYAFNENDIFFSDGGEIIHFDGKQYLQDCAINSLLTGRINRIWGSKSNDLYVVGNSGSIIHYNGITWKKIETHTEYNFTNIYGIVNSTTGKMEIYSSAVDFFTNDAKIYKIKSNYEIEIINITIGFIYSFWTQNGIDFYLCGDKLYRKNAVDPTEIKLNTSSPVIGIVGNNYNDIYVIGADQFFSHFNGTNWYLYPKTLLPTLTEYTIVAATSQVIVVGGTSNSKVEIIIGNK; from the coding sequence ATGAAAAAACTGCAACTTTTTTTAATACTGATAATCTCACTATTGAGTCTTACCTTTTTAACGTTTAGCTGTGATACAACGGAACCTACTAATAAAAACTTACAAATAATGTTGGAAGATGCCAGCTGTACAGAAGCATGGCTAACATTAAGTACAAATAATATCCCTTTACCAACAAATATAAATTTGCTTGTTAATGAAAAAAATATGAATGGAATAAAAATAAATACTACGGATACTGTAATTTATGTAGATTCATTACAACCAAACCAAACGTATAAAATATATGCAATGTGTGAAAACCAATTAGGGATAAGTAACAGCATTCAGGTTACAACAATGGATACAACAGACCATGATTTTGACTGGCAAAGTTATACATTTGATGTGCTGACAAGTAGCAGCACACTTTACGATATAGCAATTATCGATGAAAATAATATTTGGATTGTTGGTGAAATTTATATTACTAACTCGCCTGGCACAACTGACCAGCACATCTACAACGCCGTGCACTGGGATGGAACAAAATGGGAATTGAAGAGAGTGCCTTCTATTATTTGTGGCAATGACTATCCAGTTTACAGCACAATATTTGCAATTTATGCTTTTAATGAAAATGACATTTTTTTCAGCGACGGAGGTGAGATTATTCATTTTGATGGCAAGCAATATTTACAAGATTGTGCAATAAACTCATTACTAACTGGCAGGATAAATAGAATTTGGGGTAGCAAAAGTAATGATTTATATGTAGTTGGGAATAGTGGTAGTATAATCCATTATAATGGTATTACTTGGAAAAAAATAGAAACTCATACTGAATATAACTTTACAAACATATATGGTATTGTCAACAGTACAACTGGTAAAATGGAAATTTATTCTTCTGCCGTAGATTTTTTCACAAACGATGCAAAAATCTATAAAATAAAAAGTAACTATGAAATAGAAATAATAAATATAACAATAGGGTTTATATACTCGTTTTGGACTCAAAATGGAATTGATTTTTATCTTTGTGGCGACAAATTATATAGAAAAAACGCAGTTGATCCAACAGAAATTAAGTTAAATACTTCGTCACCAGTAATTGGAATAGTGGGAAATAATTATAATGATATTTATGTCATAGGTGCAGATCAATTCTTTTCGCACTTTAATGGAACAAATTGGTATCTATACCCTAAGACCTTATTACCTACTTTGACCGAATATACAATCGTCGCAGCCACCTCCCAAGTGATAGTTGTCGGTGGTACATCTAATAGTAAAGTTGAAATAATAATTGGAAATAAATAG
- the lysA gene encoding diaminopimelate decarboxylase translates to MNYFDSKYFTYKNNKLFCENVSLENIAIEMGTPTFVYSKKFFVDHFIEFENAFKSLNHKIFYASKANFNINVIKLFNQLGAGIDVNSAGEFYRAQKAGVSPKNMIMSGVGKTDEEVQLALENEILLLKAESIQEINRINEIAKSLDKIAPLAIRVNPNVDSATHPYISTGLAENKFGIDETLAKQIFINANKLSNVNLLGIDMHIGSQVTTIQPFVEAVRKLINLVDELKSEGIVIKHIDVGGGLGVKYNDEKTFTIEEFASAILPILKKSDCEIFFEPGRAFTANGGVLLSKVLYTKNNLGKNFIVADAAMTDLLRPSLYKAYHHIQPLEIKNKKEIVADIVGPVCESGDFFAKNRNISNCEKNDFIAIMSAGAYGMVMSSNYNGRRRAAEVLVDNDKYFEIRKRETFKQLMQNDILL, encoded by the coding sequence ATGAACTATTTTGATTCCAAATATTTTACATATAAAAACAACAAATTATTTTGTGAAAACGTAAGCTTAGAAAACATTGCAATAGAAATGGGAACCCCAACATTTGTTTACAGCAAAAAGTTTTTTGTTGATCATTTTATTGAATTTGAAAATGCTTTTAAGAGTTTAAATCACAAAATATTCTATGCTTCAAAAGCTAATTTTAATATAAATGTAATTAAGTTGTTTAATCAACTTGGAGCCGGTATTGATGTTAATTCTGCAGGAGAATTTTACAGAGCACAAAAAGCCGGAGTTTCTCCCAAAAATATGATTATGTCCGGTGTTGGTAAAACTGATGAAGAAGTTCAATTGGCTTTAGAAAATGAAATTTTATTGCTCAAAGCGGAATCAATACAAGAAATAAATCGAATAAATGAAATTGCAAAAAGTTTAGATAAAATTGCTCCATTGGCAATTAGAGTAAATCCAAATGTTGATTCGGCAACGCATCCTTATATTTCTACGGGTTTAGCAGAAAATAAATTTGGAATTGACGAAACTTTGGCAAAGCAAATTTTTATAAATGCAAATAAACTTTCCAACGTAAATTTATTAGGAATTGATATGCATATTGGTTCTCAAGTAACAACAATTCAACCTTTTGTTGAAGCTGTAAGAAAATTGATTAATCTTGTAGATGAATTAAAATCAGAGGGAATTGTTATTAAACATATTGATGTTGGCGGAGGTTTAGGTGTTAAATATAACGATGAAAAAACTTTTACAATTGAAGAATTTGCAAGTGCAATTTTGCCAATTTTAAAAAAATCAGATTGTGAAATATTTTTTGAACCGGGACGCGCATTTACAGCAAACGGTGGAGTTCTTTTATCAAAAGTATTATATACAAAAAATAATTTAGGAAAAAATTTTATAGTAGCTGATGCCGCAATGACTGATCTTCTCAGACCAAGTCTTTATAAGGCTTATCATCATATTCAACCTTTAGAAATAAAAAATAAAAAAGAAATTGTTGCAGATATTGTTGGTCCGGTTTGTGAAAGCGGAGATTTTTTTGCAAAAAATAGAAATATTTCCAATTGTGAAAAAAATGATTTTATTGCAATTATGTCAGCCGGCGCATATGGAATGGTAATGTCATCAAATTATAATGGAAGAAGACGAGCCGCAGAAGTACTTGTTGATAATGATAAATATTTCGAAATTCGTAAAAGAGAAACTTTTAAACAATTGATGCAAAATGATATTCTACTTTAA
- a CDS encoding S9 family peptidase → MKKYLPFFALLLFTTLSFSQTKHVLSIEDLWNMKRIGSFTVSPDGNKIIFDVTTYNMEENKGNSDLWIINSDGKEQKEFINIDKSVSSPQIVNDKVYYNIGNQLFSQSINDTLKLKVTDFYSGIGGVKFAPSNNQIIFSSQVYADCKNQTCNKAKDVERANSKVKAEMFTELMYRHWNDWRGPKFSHLFIFDFETKNYIDLTQGLKFDVPPIALGSANDYSFSPNENEIAFTMNESNFLATSTNNDIFILNVNDIKDGEQTPYKKISASEGNDNQPIYSPDGKYIAYCSMERAGLESDKQRIMLYNKNLKIATDLTSAIDLSAGEIIWSQDSKFIYFTAANTIYNSIYKIDISSKELFTVAEKVTASSIALSPNGDKIFFKNQKSDLPYEIFSIEINGKNLKQITNINVDLLSKIEMNPIETFWAEGAEGAKVQSILVKPPFFNPNKKYPLMFLIHGGPQGHWNDDFHYRWNLQMFASKGYVVVATNPRGSFGYGQKFTDEISQDWGGKVYTDLMNSLDYAINNYEFIDSQNLFAAGASYGGYMINWIEGHTDRFNALICHAGVFNLESMYGTTEELWFPEWENGGTPWENRELYKKWSPHNFVQNFKTPMLVIHGEYDFRVPFGQAMELFTSLQRVGVKSKLLYFPDEYHFVTKPQNARLWWNSIYDWLDENKK, encoded by the coding sequence ATGAAAAAATATTTACCATTTTTTGCACTGTTATTATTTACAACTTTAAGTTTTTCACAAACAAAACATGTATTGTCCATTGAAGATTTATGGAATATGAAAAGAATTGGATCATTTACTGTTTCGCCGGATGGAAATAAAATTATTTTTGATGTTACAACTTATAACATGGAAGAAAATAAGGGTAACTCAGATTTATGGATTATTAATTCAGATGGGAAGGAACAAAAGGAATTTATAAATATTGATAAAAGTGTTTCTTCACCACAAATTGTAAATGATAAAGTTTATTATAACATTGGTAATCAACTTTTTTCACAAAGTATTAACGATACTTTAAAATTAAAAGTTACAGATTTTTATTCTGGTATTGGTGGTGTAAAATTTGCTCCTTCTAATAATCAAATTATTTTTTCCTCTCAAGTATATGCTGATTGTAAAAATCAAACTTGCAATAAAGCAAAAGATGTAGAAAGAGCCAACAGCAAAGTGAAAGCTGAAATGTTTACCGAATTGATGTATCGTCATTGGAATGATTGGCGTGGACCAAAATTTAGTCATTTATTTATTTTCGATTTTGAAACAAAAAATTATATCGATTTAACTCAAGGTTTAAAGTTTGACGTTCCTCCAATTGCTTTGGGAAGTGCAAATGATTATTCTTTTTCACCTAATGAAAATGAAATTGCATTTACAATGAATGAAAGTAATTTTCTTGCAACAAGTACAAATAATGATATTTTTATTTTAAATGTTAATGATATTAAAGATGGGGAACAAACTCCTTACAAAAAAATTTCTGCAAGTGAAGGAAATGATAATCAGCCAATTTATTCACCCGATGGAAAATATATTGCGTACTGTTCAATGGAAAGAGCTGGTTTAGAATCTGATAAACAAAGAATAATGTTGTATAATAAAAATTTGAAAATTGCAACTGATTTAACTTCAGCAATTGATTTATCCGCCGGAGAAATAATTTGGTCGCAAGATTCAAAATTTATTTATTTCACTGCCGCAAATACAATTTATAATTCTATTTATAAAATTGATATTTCATCAAAAGAGTTATTTACAGTTGCAGAAAAAGTAACTGCTTCTTCAATTGCACTTTCACCAAATGGAGATAAAATATTTTTCAAAAATCAAAAATCAGATTTGCCTTATGAAATTTTCTCAATTGAAATTAATGGTAAAAATTTAAAGCAAATCACAAATATTAATGTTGATTTACTTTCTAAAATTGAAATGAATCCTATAGAAACTTTTTGGGCAGAAGGAGCTGAAGGCGCAAAAGTCCAATCAATATTGGTCAAGCCGCCATTTTTTAATCCGAATAAAAAATATCCATTAATGTTTTTAATTCACGGCGGACCGCAAGGACATTGGAATGACGATTTTCATTATAGATGGAATTTGCAAATGTTTGCTTCCAAAGGTTATGTTGTTGTTGCAACAAATCCCCGAGGAAGTTTTGGTTACGGACAAAAATTTACAGACGAAATTTCACAAGATTGGGGCGGAAAAGTTTATACGGATTTAATGAATTCTTTAGATTATGCAATTAACAATTATGAATTTATTGATTCTCAAAATTTATTCGCAGCCGGAGCTTCTTACGGTGGATATATGATAAACTGGATTGAAGGTCACACTGATAGATTTAATGCCTTGATTTGTCACGCCGGTGTTTTTAATTTAGAAAGTATGTACGGCACAACCGAAGAACTTTGGTTTCCGGAATGGGAAAATGGCGGAACTCCTTGGGAAAACAGAGAACTTTATAAAAAATGGTCGCCACATAATTTTGTACAAAACTTTAAAACTCCAATGTTAGTTATTCACGGAGAATATGATTTTAGAGTTCCGTTCGGACAAGCAATGGAATTATTTACTTCTTTGCAAAGAGTTGGAGTAAAAAGTAAATTGTTATATTTTCCGGATGAATATCATTTTGTAACTAAACCGCAAAATGCAAGACTTTGGTGGAATAGTATTTATGATTGGCTGGATGAAAATAAAAAATAA